In Palleronia sp. LCG004, a single window of DNA contains:
- a CDS encoding tyrosine-type recombinase/integrase, whose product MRLHDTAGNRLYLNAGERAAFLAAARRQGARDRTLCETLHWTGCRASELLEITPARVDLSGGTITIRSLKKRRDAAGAPCRSRRIMSIR is encoded by the coding sequence ATGCGCCTCCACGATACCGCCGGGAACCGGCTCTACCTGAACGCCGGGGAGCGGGCCGCCTTCCTTGCCGCGGCCCGCCGCCAGGGTGCCCGGGACCGGACGCTCTGCGAGACGCTGCATTGGACCGGGTGCCGGGCCTCGGAGCTTCTTGAGATCACGCCGGCCCGCGTCGATCTCTCGGGAGGTACGATCACGATCCGCAGCTTGAAGAAGCGGCGGGATGCGGCAGGCGCGCCGTGCCGGTCCCGCCGGATTATGTCGATACGATGA